One part of the Vitis riparia cultivar Riparia Gloire de Montpellier isolate 1030 chromosome 8, EGFV_Vit.rip_1.0, whole genome shotgun sequence genome encodes these proteins:
- the LOC117919682 gene encoding cation/H(+) antiporter 20-like — translation MECLHIFLSSGLAKTGSLADHKTTMAFNMTSIKTSSDGAWQGDNPLRFAFPLLIVQTTLVLSISRFLAFLLKPFHQPRVIAEIIGGILLGPSALGRKKDFLHLIFPPWSTPILESVASVGLLFFLFLVGLELDLSSIRRSGKRAFGIALAGISLPFIFGVGITFLLRKAVDGEDKVGFSQCILFIGVSLSITAFPVLARILAELKLLTTDVGQTAMAAAAFNDVAAWILLALAVALAGNGGSHSSPLASIWILISGVAFVAFMLTIIRPAMNWVGRQCSRKHDSMDEAYICLTLAGVMLSGFTTDLIGIHAIFGGFVFGLTIPKGGEFAERLIKRIEDFVTGLLLPLYFASSGLKTDVAKIQGVKAWGLLALVISTACAGKILGTFVVAMLCMTPVRESLVLGVLMNTKGLVELIVLNIGKEKKVLNDEVFAILVLMALFTTFMTTPAVMAIYKPIRRIATQAQPQIQRESNVTENSSQDKLRILACVHGPANVPSLISLIDSTCNANKSPLKLYVMHLMELTDRTSSILMVQRGRRNGFPFIKGFRRGELKDQVGAAFEAYAHFGRVTVRPTKAISALSTMHEDICHVAKKKRIGMIVLSFHKQWRGEGEEAVENVGHGWRGVNQRVLKNAPCPVGVLVDRGFGGVERRVCILFLGGPDDRYALKLGGSMAEHSAVRVTLVRLVEKGKIDSNSISSQGLAQDGCIDVCCASSTTPIYCGKEKELDEATVAEFRSRWEGSAKHVEKEVEATNVLQEVLLAIGRCREYELIVVGKGGFPSNMVAVAQLSDHQPEHAELGPIGDVLASSGRGITASVLVVQHHSLPHEHHQPLLMPIHDHMDDTITAEEPTV, via the exons ATGGAGTGTCTGCATATTTTTCTAAGCAGCGGTTTGGCCAAGACCGGCAGTCTTGCTGATCATAAGACAACAATGGCGTTCAACATGACGTCCATTAAGACATCATCTGATGGAGCTTGGCAAGGTGATAATCCGCTGAGGTTTGCCTTCCCACTTCTCATTGTTCAAACCACCTTAGTCCTCAGCATCAGCCGCTTTCTCGCCTTCCTCCTCAAACCCTTCCATCAACCCAGAGTCATTGCCGAGATTATT GGTGGAATTCTGCTCGGACCTTCAGCTCTGGGCCGAAAGAAAGATTTCTTGCACCTTATTTTTCCGCCGTGGAGCACTCCGATACTGGAGTCGGTGGCAAGTGTTGgtcttctcttctttttatttcttgttggTCTTGAACTCGATTTAAGTTCCATTCGCCGCAGCGGAAAAAGAGCTTTCGGGATAGCACTTGCTGGAATCTCCCTCCCCTTTATCTTCGGAGTTGGAATCACCTTCCTCCTTCGGAAAGCTGTTGATGGAGAGGACAAAGTGGGCTTCAGTCAATGCATCTTGTTCATTGGGGTCTCCCTCTCCATCACTGCCTTTCCCGTACTCGCGCGCATTTTAGCAGAACTCAAGCTACTAACAACCGACGTGGGCCAGACCGCCATGGCCGCCGCCGCCTTCAACGACGTGGCCGCCTGGATCTTGCTGGCCCTGGCCGTAGCCCTAGCAGGTAATGGGGGATCACATAGCAGCCCATTAGCTTCCATATGGATCCTTATTTCAGGCGTTGCTTTTGTGGCCTTCATGCTAACCATCATTCGCCCAGCAATGAATTGGGTTGGTCGCCAGTGCTCGCGGAAGCACGATTCCATGGACGAAGCGTATATCTGTCTGACCTTAGCGGGAGTGATGCTATCCGGGTTTACGACAGACCTTATAGGAATACACGCCATATTTGGAGGGTTCGTGTTCGGATTAACCATTCCCAAAGGCGGAGAATTTGCAGAGAGATTGATAAAAAGGATAGAAGATTTCGTTACAGGCTTGCTTCTGCCACTCTACTTCGCTTCAAGCGGATTGAAGACGGACGTGGCGAAAATACAGGGAGTGAAGGCGTGGGGCCTGTTGGCGTTGGTGATATCGACGGCGTGCGCGGGGAAGATACTGGGGACGTTTGTAGTGGCAATGCTGTGTATGACGCCGGTGAGGGAATCTTTGGTGTTGGGCGTTCTGATGAATACTAAAGGCCTGGTGGAGCTTATAGTTCTCAATATTGGCAAAGAGAAGAAG GTACTCAACGATGAGGTGTTTGCAATTTTGGTGCTCATGGCACTCTTCACCACCTTCATGACAACTCCAGCAGTGATGGCCATTTACAAACCCATCCGACGAATAGCCACACAGGCTCAGCCTCAAATACAGCGGGAATCGAATGTGACTGAAAACTCATCACAGGACAAGCTTCGGATCCTGGCTTGTGTGCATGGTCCTGCAAATGTACCCTCACTTATCAGCCTCATTGACTCCACTTGTAACGCTAACAAATCCCCACTCAAGCTTTACGTGATGCATCTGATGGAGCTCACTGATCGCACCTCCTCCATCCTTATGGTTCAACGTGGCAGGAGGAATGGATTTCCATTCATCAAAGGCTTTCGGAGAGGAGAGTTGAAGGACCAAGTGGGTGCTGCATTTGAGGCCTACGCTCATTTCGGGAGAGTCACTGTTCGGCCAACCAAGGCCATCTCGGCTTTGTCCACGATGCATGAGGACATTTGCCATGTGGCCAAAAAGAAACGGATTGGAATGATCGTCTTGTCCTTCCACAAGCAGTGGAGAGGAGAGGGAGAGGAGGCGGTGGAGAATGTGGGACATGGATGGAGAGGAGTGAATCAAAGGGTACTCAAAAATGCACCCTGCCCAGTGGGGGTGCTTGTGGACCGTGGATTTGGTGGAGTTGAAAGGAGGGTGTGCATATTGTTCTTGGGCGGGCCAGATGACCGCTACGCTTTGAAACTGGGCGGGAGTATGGCTGAGCATTCGGCAGTTAGAGTGACACTAGTGAGGTTGGTTGAAAAGGGTAAGATTGACTCTAATAGCATCAGTTCCCAGGGACTGGCACAGGATGGGTGTATAGACGTATGCTGTGCCTCCTCAACTACTCCTATTTACTGTGGGAAGGAGAAG GAGCTGGATGAGGCAACGGTTGCAGAATTTAGGAGTAGGTGGGAAGGGTCAGCAAAGCACGTGGAGAAGGAGGTTGAGGCCACCAACGTGCTGCAAGAGGTGTTGTTGGCAATAGGCCGGTGCAGGGAGTATGAGCTGATCGTAGTGGGTAAGGGTGGATTTCCATCAAATATGGTAGCAGTAGCACAACTGTCGGATCACCAACCAGAGCATGCAGAGTTGGGTCCCATTGGAGACGTGTTGGCATCTTCAGGACGAGGCATCACGGCCTCTGTGCTCGTCGTTCAGCACCACTCCTTACCACATGAACACCACCAACCACTGTTGATGCCAATCCATGATCACATGGATGATACCATCACGGCTGAGGAACCCACAGTCTGA